One region of Hoeflea sp. 108 genomic DNA includes:
- the serS gene encoding serine--tRNA ligase — MLDIKWIRENPEALIEALVKRNQSADAARSTVEDLVAKDEARRAHVSKLQEAQERRNAASKEIGNAMRNGDSALAEKLKAEVAEIKGFIQDGEGRERDLDKALDEALAVIPNIPLEGVPVGKDETDNVELRKVGTVQQRPNWVKEHFEIGEALGLMDFERAAKLSGSRFTVLKGQLARLERALGQFMLDLHTSEHGYTEVQPPLLVRDEVLFGTNQLPKFEEDLFFVPHGDSRLGLIPTAEVPLTNLVREEILGNEQLPLRMTALTPCFRSEAGSSGRDTRGMLRQHQFYKVELVSIVDPESALAEHERMTECAEEVLKRLGLPFRTVVLCTGDMGFGARKTHDIEVWLPGQNTYREISSCSVCGDFQARRMDARYRPKEEKGTRFVHTLNGSGVAVGRALIAVMENYQNEDGSVTIPEVLRPYMGGLAKIEAK; from the coding sequence ATGCTTGATATCAAATGGATTCGTGAGAACCCTGAAGCTCTGATCGAAGCGCTGGTGAAGCGCAATCAGTCGGCGGATGCGGCACGATCGACGGTCGAGGACCTGGTCGCGAAGGACGAGGCGCGGCGCGCCCATGTGTCGAAGCTGCAGGAGGCGCAGGAGCGCCGCAATGCTGCGTCGAAAGAGATCGGAAACGCCATGCGCAATGGTGATTCCGCGCTTGCCGAAAAGCTGAAAGCCGAAGTTGCCGAGATCAAAGGCTTCATCCAGGATGGCGAGGGGCGAGAACGCGACCTCGACAAGGCTCTTGATGAAGCGCTGGCCGTGATCCCCAACATACCGCTCGAAGGTGTGCCGGTCGGCAAGGACGAAACCGACAATGTCGAGCTGCGCAAGGTCGGCACCGTGCAGCAGCGCCCGAATTGGGTAAAGGAGCATTTCGAGATCGGCGAGGCCCTTGGCCTGATGGATTTCGAGCGTGCGGCAAAACTGTCAGGCTCGCGTTTCACCGTGCTCAAGGGCCAGTTGGCGCGGCTTGAGCGTGCGCTCGGCCAGTTCATGCTCGACCTGCACACGTCAGAACACGGTTACACCGAGGTTCAGCCGCCGCTTCTGGTGCGCGACGAGGTGCTGTTCGGTACCAACCAGCTGCCGAAATTCGAGGAAGATCTGTTCTTCGTGCCGCATGGCGACAGCCGTCTCGGTCTGATCCCCACCGCCGAGGTGCCGCTGACCAATCTGGTGCGCGAGGAAATTCTGGGCAACGAACAGCTGCCGCTGCGCATGACGGCGTTGACGCCGTGCTTCCGTTCTGAGGCCGGATCGTCGGGCCGCGACACACGTGGCATGCTGCGCCAGCATCAGTTCTACAAGGTCGAGCTGGTTTCGATCGTCGATCCTGAAAGCGCGCTGGCCGAGCACGAGCGTATGACCGAATGCGCCGAAGAGGTGCTGAAGCGCCTCGGCCTGCCGTTCCGCACCGTGGTGCTGTGCACCGGGGACATGGGTTTTGGCGCCCGCAAGACCCATGACATCGAGGTTTGGCTGCCAGGCCAGAACACCTATCGCGAGATTTCGTCCTGCTCGGTCTGTGGCGATTTCCAGGCCCGCCGCATGGATGCGCGCTATCGCCCCAAGGAAGAGAAGGGCACGCGCTTCGTCCATACGCTCAACGGTTCCGGCGTCGCCGTCGGCCGCGCGCTGATTGCCGTCATGGAAAACTACCAGAACGAGGACGGCAGCGTAACCATTCCTGAAGTGCTGCGCCCTTACATGGGTGGCTTGGCCAAGATCGAAGCGAAGTGA
- the surE gene encoding 5'/3'-nucleotidase SurE, whose product MRILLTNDDGIHAEGLAVLERIANQLSDDVWVVAPETDQSGYAHSLSISEPLRLRKISDKHYAVNGTPTDCVIMGARKILPEPPDLILSGINSGLNVADDVTYSGTVAGAMEGALIGIRSIALSQAYIYQDDERIVPYETAEALAPALLRKLIATELPIGVLLNVNFPNCPPEEVTGPVVASQGKLSYGIWVEERRDGRSLPYYWLRFGRDEPEVKPGTDLHAVRNKQISVTPLKLDMTAHELRDQLAKAIA is encoded by the coding sequence ATGCGCATTCTGCTGACCAACGACGACGGCATCCACGCCGAGGGGCTGGCTGTCCTGGAGCGCATCGCCAATCAGCTGTCTGATGACGTCTGGGTGGTGGCGCCAGAGACCGACCAGTCGGGTTACGCGCATTCGCTGTCGATTTCGGAACCGCTGCGGCTGCGCAAGATCAGCGACAAGCACTACGCAGTGAACGGCACGCCGACCGACTGCGTGATCATGGGCGCGCGCAAGATTCTGCCCGAGCCGCCGGACCTGATATTGTCCGGCATCAATTCGGGGCTGAACGTTGCCGACGACGTGACCTATTCGGGCACTGTCGCCGGTGCCATGGAAGGCGCGCTGATCGGCATCCGGTCGATCGCGCTCAGCCAAGCTTACATCTACCAGGACGACGAGCGCATCGTGCCCTATGAGACGGCCGAGGCGCTGGCGCCGGCACTGCTGCGCAAGCTGATCGCGACCGAGCTGCCGATCGGCGTCCTGCTCAACGTCAATTTCCCGAACTGCCCACCCGAAGAGGTGACCGGCCCCGTCGTCGCCAGCCAGGGCAAGTTGTCTTATGGCATCTGGGTCGAGGAGCGCCGCGACGGCCGCAGCCTGCCTTACTACTGGCTGCGCTTTGGCCGCGACGAGCCGGAGGTCAAGCCGGGCACGGACCTCCATGCCGTCCGCAACAAGCAGATTTCGGTGACGCCGCTCAAGCTCGACATGACGGCGCATGAGCTGCGCGATCAATTGGCCAAGGCAATCGCATGA
- a CDS encoding protein-L-isoaspartate(D-aspartate) O-methyltransferase — MNMMSDDREGFAAFLLRLRGRGIVPKSLIAAFEATPRRDFIDGHFQHLAWSDRMLPIECGEAIEGADLQAAVIAALNVDSGNRVLEVGTGSGYTAAVMARLAARVVTVDRFKTLTEQARLRFETLGIANAFVRQADASNGLPGEGPFDRIVVWAAFDSHPRVFVDQLASGGTMIAAIGPEEGEQVLCKLTKVGSRFEREDLGAVRMQPLARGVAAVL, encoded by the coding sequence ATGAACATGATGTCGGACGACCGTGAAGGCTTCGCCGCCTTTCTTCTTCGCCTGCGTGGGCGCGGTATCGTTCCGAAGAGCCTGATCGCCGCCTTCGAGGCGACGCCGCGCCGCGACTTCATCGATGGTCATTTCCAGCATCTCGCCTGGTCGGACCGCATGTTGCCTATCGAATGCGGCGAGGCGATCGAAGGCGCCGATCTCCAGGCGGCGGTGATCGCCGCGCTGAATGTCGATTCCGGCAACCGCGTGCTCGAGGTGGGGACCGGGTCCGGTTACACGGCGGCCGTTATGGCCCGGCTTGCCGCGCGGGTCGTCACCGTCGATCGTTTCAAGACTCTGACCGAGCAGGCGCGCCTGCGCTTCGAGACGCTCGGCATCGCCAACGCCTTCGTGCGCCAGGCCGATGCGTCGAACGGACTGCCGGGCGAGGGGCCGTTCGACCGAATCGTCGTCTGGGCAGCCTTCGACAGCCATCCTCGCGTCTTTGTCGACCAACTCGCCAGCGGCGGCACGATGATCGCCGCGATCGGCCCAGAAGAGGGCGAGCAGGTGCTGTGCAAGCTGACCAAGGTCGGCAGCCGCTTCGAGCGCGAAGATCTCGGTGCGGTGCGCATGCAGCCGCTGGCACGCGGCGTGGCCGCCGTCCTTTAG